In Deltaproteobacteria bacterium, a single genomic region encodes these proteins:
- the tatB gene encoding twin-arginine translocase subunit TatB → MFGIGVPELLVILVVALLVLGPKRLPEVAKALGKALGEFRKATSDISEELTNARSVLEEEVRMAERQARTIRPTGLPNPPPNAPDSPPPTEKKETPAGESK, encoded by the coding sequence ATGTTTGGCATCGGCGTTCCCGAACTTCTCGTTATTCTCGTTGTCGCTCTCCTGGTGTTGGGGCCGAAACGTCTCCCCGAAGTCGCAAAAGCTTTGGGGAAAGCGCTAGGTGAATTTCGCAAGGCGACCAGCGATATTTCCGAAGAACTCACCAATGCCCGCTCCGTGCTAGAGGAAGAAGTGCGCATGGCGGAACGTCAGGCCCGTACGATTCGTCCCACTGGGTTGCCGAATCCACCGCCCAACGCGCCAGATTCCCCCCCACCCACGGAGAAAAAAGAGACTCCCGCAGGAGAGTCGAAGTAG
- a CDS encoding cytochrome P450, with amino-acid sequence MSAAAVPTTTPVEFNPLLPEFRLDPYPTYQRLREEDPVHQSMIPGTWVLSRYADVLLVLRDTRFGRADAEEFWRERLGEGPALPVLSKWMLFRDPPDHTRLRTLVTKAFTPRAIENLRPRVQEIVNELLDAVHNDSGTDLMASFAYPLPVLVICEMLGVPAKDRDIFKNWSGDLARILDPILMPGAAEHGHAVIGAMAEYFRDLIAHLRKQPQDNLLDAMIAAEESGERLSEEELLANCILLFGAGHETTVNLIGNGVLALLQHPDQLAQLQAQPESIESTVEECLRYDSPVQMSGREVKEDFDLGGKRIQAGERLFTLIGAANRDPAAFADPDRFDITRTNNKHLTNLAFGHGIHFCLGAALARLEGQCAIGTLVRCLPTLQLRTETPEWRDAFTLRGLRSLPVSF; translated from the coding sequence ATGTCAGCCGCTGCCGTTCCGACCACGACCCCGGTGGAATTCAACCCCTTATTGCCCGAGTTTCGCTTGGACCCCTATCCGACGTATCAACGCTTGCGTGAGGAGGACCCGGTTCATCAGAGCATGATTCCCGGGACGTGGGTGCTGTCTCGTTACGCGGATGTGCTGCTGGTCCTGCGCGATACGCGGTTCGGTCGCGCCGATGCCGAAGAATTTTGGCGCGAACGGCTCGGCGAAGGACCGGCGCTGCCCGTCCTCTCGAAGTGGATGTTGTTTCGCGATCCACCTGACCACACGCGATTGCGCACGCTGGTCACAAAAGCGTTTACGCCACGTGCCATCGAGAACCTCCGCCCGCGCGTGCAAGAGATCGTGAACGAGTTGCTGGACGCCGTGCACAATGACAGCGGCACGGACCTGATGGCCTCCTTCGCCTACCCGCTGCCGGTGCTGGTGATTTGCGAAATGCTAGGCGTACCGGCTAAGGATCGCGACATCTTCAAAAACTGGTCTGGAGACCTCGCGCGCATTCTCGATCCGATCTTGATGCCGGGAGCTGCCGAACACGGCCATGCGGTGATCGGTGCCATGGCCGAGTATTTTCGTGATTTGATTGCCCACCTACGCAAGCAGCCCCAAGACAACTTGCTCGATGCCATGATCGCGGCTGAAGAATCGGGCGAGCGCTTGAGCGAGGAGGAGTTGCTGGCGAATTGCATCCTTCTGTTCGGTGCCGGACACGAAACCACGGTCAATCTCATCGGCAATGGCGTCCTGGCCTTGCTCCAGCACCCCGACCAACTTGCGCAACTGCAAGCGCAACCCGAGTCGATCGAAAGCACGGTGGAAGAATGCCTACGGTACGATAGTCCGGTGCAAATGTCCGGGCGAGAAGTGAAAGAGGATTTCGACCTCGGCGGCAAACGCATTCAAGCCGGCGAGCGTTTGTTCACGTTGATCGGTGCCGCCAATCGCGATCCGGCGGCGTTTGCCGACCCGGATCGGTTCGACATCACGAGAACGAACAACAAACACCTCACGAATCTGGCCTTTGGCCACGGCATTCATTTTTGTTTGGGAGCCGCGCTCGCCCGACTCGAAGGGCAATGCGCCATTGGCACGCTCGTGCGTTGCCTGCCCACTTTGCAATTGCGAACCGAAACGCCGGAGTGGCGGGATGCGTTTACGTTGCGTGGGCTACGGTCGCTGCCAGTAAGCTTTTAG
- a CDS encoding SDR family oxidoreductase: MATALITGASAGIGYALSRCFAADHHDLILVARQEQKLRHVAEELHREFQVSTHVIAADLAQADAPRKLADAVQANSLTVDFLVNNAGFGLGGKFTETALATELEMVQVNIVSLVYLTKLFLPAMVERKSGRIMNVASTAAFQPGPFMAVYYATKAFVLSFSEAIGNELSGTGVTVTALCPGPTASDFQARANIQETRLVKSKLMGFMSTEAVAQVGYRGLMSGKRVVVPGVMNKLGVQGTRVLPRRLSAQIARMLQENA; the protein is encoded by the coding sequence ATGGCCACTGCTCTGATCACCGGTGCCTCTGCTGGTATCGGTTACGCGCTCAGCCGCTGTTTCGCTGCCGATCACCACGACCTCATTCTCGTTGCGCGCCAGGAACAGAAGCTGCGCCATGTGGCGGAAGAGTTGCATCGAGAGTTCCAGGTGTCCACGCATGTCATCGCCGCAGACTTGGCGCAAGCGGACGCACCACGCAAACTGGCCGACGCCGTACAGGCTAATTCCTTGACTGTCGATTTTCTAGTCAACAATGCCGGATTCGGGTTAGGCGGAAAATTTACCGAGACCGCGCTGGCCACGGAATTGGAAATGGTCCAAGTCAACATCGTGTCGCTGGTCTACCTGACCAAACTCTTCTTACCGGCGATGGTGGAACGGAAGTCCGGGCGCATCATGAACGTTGCCTCGACAGCGGCCTTCCAGCCCGGTCCATTCATGGCGGTGTATTACGCTACCAAAGCGTTCGTGCTGTCGTTCAGCGAAGCGATCGGCAACGAACTCTCCGGCACCGGGGTCACGGTCACGGCGCTCTGCCCCGGGCCTACTGCCTCCGACTTTCAGGCGCGCGCCAACATCCAAGAGACCCGACTCGTCAAGAGCAAACTCATGGGCTTCATGAGTACCGAAGCCGTGGCGCAGGTCGGCTATCGCGGCTTGATGAGCGGCAAGCGCGTGGTGGTGCCTGGAGTGATGAACAAGCTAGGAGTCCAGGGCACACGGGTCTTGCCGCGTCGCCTATCGGCCCAGATCGCGCGGATGCTGCAAGAGAATGCGTGA
- the tatC gene encoding twin-arginine translocase subunit TatC: protein MPLLGHLEELRARLTKALLAIGLAFLPAYLYAGVLFDFLVQPLQQTGTDPVSLIGTGPAEAFFTKLKVSFVASLFLSSPVLFYQVWRFVAPGLYEQERRYVLPFVFFATFFFLAGAWFCHALVLPVSYAFFLEQYESIQVQATLRISEYLAFTSRMLLAFGVTFELPVFAFFFARIGLITHKALLGFFRYAVVLIFVVAAVLTPSPDVASQVLLAGPLIALYGLSIGVAYVFGKPPLSETPETAEDGEEAR, encoded by the coding sequence ATGCCGTTGCTCGGCCATCTCGAAGAACTGCGCGCGCGCTTGACGAAAGCGCTGTTGGCAATCGGTCTCGCGTTCTTGCCCGCGTATTTGTACGCCGGTGTGCTGTTTGACTTTCTCGTTCAGCCGTTGCAGCAGACGGGAACGGATCCGGTCTCGCTTATCGGCACCGGTCCGGCGGAAGCGTTCTTCACTAAGCTCAAAGTCTCGTTCGTTGCCTCGCTGTTCCTCTCCAGCCCGGTGCTCTTCTATCAAGTGTGGAGATTCGTCGCGCCCGGTCTCTACGAACAGGAGCGTCGCTACGTGTTGCCGTTCGTTTTCTTCGCGACGTTCTTTTTCTTGGCTGGGGCCTGGTTCTGTCACGCGCTGGTGCTGCCGGTGAGTTATGCGTTCTTTCTAGAACAGTACGAAAGCATTCAAGTCCAGGCGACGTTGCGCATCAGCGAATATCTGGCCTTTACCTCGCGGATGCTGCTGGCGTTCGGGGTGACGTTCGAGCTGCCGGTGTTCGCATTTTTCTTCGCCCGTATCGGCCTGATTACTCACAAAGCCCTGCTGGGATTTTTCCGCTACGCGGTGGTGCTGATCTTCGTCGTGGCTGCGGTGTTGACCCCCAGTCCCGACGTTGCCTCACAAGTGCTACTCGCCGGTCCTTTGATTGCGCTTTATGGCCTCAGCATCGGTGTGGCCTATGTCTTTGGGAAACCCCCGCTCAGCGAGACGCCGGAAACGGCAGAGGACGGAGAAGAGGCGAGATAG
- a CDS encoding epoxide hydrolase yields the protein MSRYTSPEAFTIDATDAVLTDLRERLDRVRWPGEVPGTAWDYGANLDYIKELVAYWRTQYDWRAQERDLNRWQHFRTTIDGQGIHFIHERGKGPKPFPLVITHGWPGSIYEFMEVIGPLTDPAAHGGDPADAFDVIAPSLPGYGFSGPTQERKVNIVRIAEWFAVLMTEVLGYSRYGAQGGDWGAMVTSRLGFADASHVAGIHLNMVGVAPHPANRQNLSPAEQAWMKEMDQWRSEETGYQSIQGTKPQTLGYGLNDSPVGLCSWIVEKFRTWSDCGGDLSRSYSKDQLLSNVMIYWITQTINSSTRLYYEERHHPWRLGRDEKISVPTGVASFPAELARPPREWAERAYNVTHWTKMPSGGHFAAMEKPQLLVEDIRKFFRTVR from the coding sequence ATGTCTCGTTACACAAGCCCAGAAGCGTTCACCATCGACGCGACCGATGCTGTTCTCACTGACCTGCGTGAGCGGTTAGACCGCGTGCGCTGGCCGGGAGAGGTACCCGGCACCGCGTGGGACTACGGCGCGAATCTAGATTACATCAAGGAACTCGTTGCCTACTGGCGGACGCAGTACGACTGGCGCGCTCAAGAACGCGACCTGAATCGCTGGCAGCATTTCCGCACCACGATCGATGGACAAGGCATTCACTTCATTCATGAGCGCGGGAAAGGTCCCAAGCCGTTTCCGCTCGTTATCACCCACGGTTGGCCGGGTTCGATCTACGAATTCATGGAAGTCATCGGCCCGCTCACCGACCCCGCAGCCCACGGCGGCGATCCTGCCGACGCCTTCGACGTCATTGCCCCTTCATTGCCAGGCTACGGTTTTTCCGGTCCCACCCAGGAGCGCAAGGTCAACATCGTTCGTATCGCGGAATGGTTCGCGGTGCTGATGACCGAGGTGCTGGGCTACTCGCGCTACGGCGCGCAAGGCGGCGATTGGGGGGCGATGGTCACTTCCCGCCTGGGCTTTGCCGATGCTAGCCACGTGGCCGGGATTCACCTCAACATGGTAGGTGTCGCTCCTCATCCAGCCAACCGGCAAAATCTTTCCCCGGCTGAGCAAGCGTGGATGAAAGAAATGGACCAATGGCGGAGCGAAGAGACCGGCTATCAAAGCATCCAAGGCACCAAGCCGCAGACCTTGGGATACGGGTTGAACGACTCGCCGGTTGGGCTGTGCTCTTGGATCGTGGAAAAGTTTCGCACCTGGAGCGACTGCGGCGGTGATCTCTCCCGGTCGTACAGCAAAGACCAGTTGCTGAGCAACGTGATGATCTATTGGATTACCCAGACGATCAACTCATCCACGCGCCTGTATTACGAAGAACGTCATCACCCGTGGCGGTTGGGGAGGGACGAAAAGATCAGCGTTCCCACCGGCGTGGCGTCGTTTCCAGCGGAACTTGCCCGCCCGCCTCGGGAGTGGGCTGAACGGGCTTACAATGTGACGCACTGGACGAAGATGCCCTCCGGCGGTCACTTTGCCGCTATGGAGAAGCCGCAACTGCTGGTTGAAGATATTCGGAAATTTTTCCGCACCGTGCGGTGA
- a CDS encoding type II toxin-antitoxin system VapC family toxin translates to MFILDTDAITHDQNAHSLLSAKVKNTPKDWLFTTSVTVEEQLKGRLAYLKAFQTDPRKSAHGHAALVQTVFYFEKWNILIFSGEAYVIFHQLQKQRIRIGSQDLRIAAIALFHDFTVITSNLRDFVRVPNLKIADWTSAIP, encoded by the coding sequence GTGTTCATCCTCGACACCGACGCAATCACGCACGACCAGAACGCGCACTCGCTCCTCAGCGCCAAAGTAAAAAATACCCCAAAGGATTGGCTTTTCACTACTTCAGTTACGGTTGAAGAGCAGTTGAAAGGCCGGTTGGCCTACCTGAAGGCTTTCCAAACCGATCCGCGCAAATCGGCTCATGGTCACGCCGCTCTCGTCCAGACGGTTTTCTACTTCGAGAAGTGGAACATCCTCATCTTTAGTGGAGAAGCCTACGTCATTTTTCACCAGTTGCAAAAGCAACGCATTCGGATTGGCTCACAAGATCTTCGTATTGCAGCGATTGCTCTTTTCCACGACTTTACCGTCATTACAAGCAACCTTCGTGATTTTGTTCGTGTCCCTAATCTCAAAATTGCCGACTGGACCAGTGCTATTCCGTAA
- a CDS encoding TauD/TfdA family dioxygenase, with the protein MSIAQTSQILQRPPLQVLPSSGALGAEIRGVDLAQPLSAETVQQIHRALLDHYVLCFREQCIGEEEQVRFTSYFGTPVEHVREQPDRQIKEIFFISNIMEHDKPIGALGNEELTFHSDLSYLPQPGRISMLYAIELPRVGGETQWCNCHAAYEALADAMKARLHGRRAIHRHPIDKQNYPTTVTQPVIRTHPETGQKALFISPQFTQAIVGLDPKESDVLLAVLFAHMTQPQFVWTHDWRVGDLVMWDNRSTMHRRAPFPATERRLLKRTQIFNDETPYE; encoded by the coding sequence ATGTCCATTGCCCAGACTAGCCAGATATTGCAGAGGCCGCCGCTCCAAGTGCTGCCCAGCAGCGGTGCGCTTGGTGCCGAGATTCGTGGTGTCGATCTTGCGCAGCCGTTGTCGGCGGAAACAGTCCAGCAGATTCACCGCGCACTCCTGGACCACTACGTGCTCTGCTTTCGCGAGCAATGCATCGGGGAAGAAGAGCAAGTGCGCTTCACTTCGTACTTCGGTACGCCGGTCGAGCACGTGCGCGAGCAGCCGGACCGCCAGATCAAGGAAATTTTTTTCATTTCCAACATCATGGAGCATGACAAGCCGATCGGCGCGTTAGGCAACGAGGAACTGACGTTTCATTCCGATCTGTCGTATTTGCCGCAGCCAGGACGCATCTCCATGCTTTACGCCATCGAGTTGCCACGGGTGGGGGGAGAGACGCAGTGGTGTAACTGCCATGCCGCGTATGAGGCGTTGGCTGACGCGATGAAAGCGCGACTCCACGGGCGGCGGGCGATCCATCGCCATCCCATCGACAAACAGAATTATCCGACCACAGTGACTCAGCCGGTCATTCGCACCCATCCGGAGACAGGGCAAAAGGCCCTGTTCATCAGTCCGCAGTTCACCCAAGCCATCGTCGGGTTGGACCCGAAAGAAAGTGACGTTTTGCTCGCTGTTCTTTTCGCCCACATGACGCAACCGCAGTTTGTGTGGACGCATGACTGGCGCGTTGGCGATCTGGTGATGTGGGACAATCGTTCCACCATGCACCGCCGCGCGCCTTTTCCCGCTACCGAACGGCGTCTCTTGAAACGGACGCAAATTTTCAACGACGAGACGCCATACGAGTAG
- a CDS encoding TetR/AcrR family transcriptional regulator gives MPPRETAAPKDKHETILAAAKQLFGQYGYRRTSIDDIAQEAHIAKGTVYLYFKSKEEIFRALCQQLLDTVLAATEEACRTSTPVEQQLRRIVAAKFDYLFALVYDSAHVRELIDAKNQLSADIFSQADRRYLRLLGNVIANAVARGELNLARVGMEPEAVAELLVRSAAGNELYGSTLPTPAAMRKRLDALVRVFVAALDGTIVH, from the coding sequence ATGCCGCCGCGAGAGACTGCCGCACCGAAGGACAAACACGAAACCATCCTAGCAGCGGCGAAGCAGCTCTTTGGACAGTACGGCTACCGCCGCACGTCGATCGACGATATCGCGCAAGAGGCGCACATCGCTAAGGGCACGGTGTACCTCTATTTCAAGAGTAAGGAAGAGATTTTTCGCGCGTTGTGCCAGCAACTGCTCGATACCGTGTTGGCGGCGACCGAAGAGGCCTGTCGGACCTCGACTCCTGTCGAGCAGCAACTCCGTCGCATCGTGGCCGCTAAGTTCGATTACCTTTTCGCGCTTGTGTACGACTCGGCGCATGTGCGAGAGTTGATTGACGCCAAGAACCAACTCAGCGCCGACATCTTTTCGCAAGCGGATCGCCGTTACCTGCGGCTGCTCGGCAACGTGATTGCGAATGCTGTCGCCCGTGGCGAGCTGAACCTCGCTCGCGTGGGAATGGAACCGGAAGCCGTCGCGGAACTGCTGGTCCGCAGTGCCGCCGGCAACGAACTCTACGGCTCCACGCTGCCCACACCGGCTGCGATGCGTAAGCGACTGGATGCTCTGGTGCGGGTCTTCGTCGCCGCGCTCGACGGCACGATAGTGCATTGA